The window TCGTCCGCAATCTGCTCTGGGGCCGCCGGACGGTGGAGAAATACGGTGGCAAGGTCGGCACGGTGGCCTACACGCCGTCCTCGTGGGGACAGACCGGCCAGCTCCCGCAGATCCTCGCGGAGTTTGGGCAGAAATACATGATGTTTTACCGCGGCATCTCGCATCATGAGGCCGATGCCGAGTGGATCTGGGAGGCGCCCGATGGCACGCAGCTCACCGCGAGCCGCTTCGCCGTGTATGCGCGGTACAACTGGTATTACCAGGTCCACCGTGCGGTGACGGCGGACGCGGTCTTTGACAAGGCTTACGAGTGGGATGCCCACGAGGAGGTGCCGGTCCGGATCGCCGACGGCCAGGCCGGGGAGGACCTCGCCTTTGATCTCCAGGAGCCGGAGCTGCGGTACGACCGGTCGCGCCTTGAGCAGGCGGTACGCGACATGATCGAGCGCGAGGGGTCGCACTTTACCACGCCGGTGTTTCTCGCCATGCACGGGCACGACATCTCGGTCGCCCATCCGCTGGAGTCGCAGATCATCAAGGATGCGCAGGAGATTTTCCGGGGCGAGTACACGATCGAGCATACGGATCTGGAGGGATTCTGGGCGGCGGCGGAGGAGCATCTCGACCGCAGCAAGCTCGCGGTGCTGAAGGGCGAGAAACGCTCGTATCTCAAGCAGGGCATGTGGACGTTTCTCTTCCCGGGAACCGTCAGCGCCCGCACGTATCTCAAGCAGAAGGATTTCTCCGCGACCGCGCGCCTCGTTCGTTATGCCGAGCCGCTGGCTGCACTCGCGGCCACGCTCGGGGCGGAGTATCCGAAGAACTACCTGGATCGTGGCTGGAGCATCCTGCTCTCGAACCACACCCACGATGCCAACGGCGGTTGCGCGCCGGATGCGGTCTGCGAGGAAATCGCCGGGCGGTATGCCAAGGCCTCGGATATCGGCGACATCGTTTCCGAGGATGCGATGTGCCACATCGCGCGGAATATCTCGCCGGAGGGACGTCCCGCCAACGCTCTCCAGCTCATCGTTTTCAACTCGCTGCCCTTCACTCGCGACGCCATTGTGCCGGTCGACCTGGAGATTCCCTCGACCTACAAGGCGAGGGCGGCGCGTCTCACCGCTCCATCGGACCCCGAGGTGGCGCGGCAGCCGATCAGCAGCGAGAAATCCAGCGTCTTTGTCGACAGCATCTGGGAGGTGCCGCGCATCCTCAACTCCAGCCGCATCAAGTTCCATGCGAAGCTCACGGCTCTCCCTGCGCTCGGCTATCGCGTGTACGACATCATTCCCGAAACCGTCGACCTGCGGACCCGCGGGTCCATCGTGGTCAATGACACGACCCTGGAGAATGAACACCTGCGCGTCTCGGTGAACGCGAATGGAACGGTCGACCTGCTTTGCAAGCAGACCGGCAAGGTTTACGAGGGCGTGAACTACCTCACGAGCCAGGGTGAATGCGGCAACGCCTGGAAGCATGTCGCGCCGACCTTTGACCGCACATACAGCAGCGTCGGCGCGAATGCCGTCATTTGCGTGAAGGAAGCGGGTCCGCTCGTGGGAACGATCGAGGCGGTCTACGACTTCGCGGTTCCGGCCGATTATGGCGATGGAACGGGCCGCAGCGAGACGCTGGTGAAAATCCCCGTGCGTGTCGAATATCGACTGAACCACGGGTCGCCCCGCCTCGATGTCACGGTGCGGCTCGACAATGTGGCAAAGGACCACTGGCTGAGGGTGAATTTCCCGACGCATCTCGATGCCAAGGTCAGCACGGCGGACACGCACTTTGATGTGATCTCGCGGCCCGTGGAATTGCCGGACTCCACCGGTTGGGTCGAGGAGGCCTTTGGCACGCATCCGCTGCAGACCTTTGCCTGCCTGGAAAATGGCGGAGAGACCTTTGCGGTTCTCCCGCAGGGGCTATTTGAGTTTGAGGCCCGCGAGGATGATGCTTCGACCCTGTCGCTGACGCTTCTCCGCGCCTGCCGCATCAAGCTGGCCGTCAGCGAGGAAAAGCTGACCGAGCTGCCCGACGAGGGCATCCAGTGCCCGGGCAGGCAGGTCTTCCGTTACGCGCTGGTCGCGGCCGGCGGTGACTGGAAGTCCAATGTCCTGCTGCAGCAGGCCGATGATGCGGCGCATCCCGTGCGGGCCATCATGACGGGCCGGGGCAAGGGTTCGCTCCCGGGCGAGCAGTCGCTGTTTTGTATCTCCAATTCCGCAGTGCATGTGAGCGCGGTGAAGCAGGCCGAGGA of the Terrimicrobium sacchariphilum genome contains:
- a CDS encoding glycoside hydrolase family 38 C-terminal domain-containing protein, whose amino-acid sequence is MKSSQIQQIKVVSNTHWDREFRRTFEKTRRRLLTMMDVTLDILEKDPDYASFTMDGHSIMIDDYLEMRPERRALVEKLVKERRLILGPYYTLAEEFSIGQESLVRNLLWGRRTVEKYGGKVGTVAYTPSSWGQTGQLPQILAEFGQKYMMFYRGISHHEADAEWIWEAPDGTQLTASRFAVYARYNWYYQVHRAVTADAVFDKAYEWDAHEEVPVRIADGQAGEDLAFDLQEPELRYDRSRLEQAVRDMIEREGSHFTTPVFLAMHGHDISVAHPLESQIIKDAQEIFRGEYTIEHTDLEGFWAAAEEHLDRSKLAVLKGEKRSYLKQGMWTFLFPGTVSARTYLKQKDFSATARLVRYAEPLAALAATLGAEYPKNYLDRGWSILLSNHTHDANGGCAPDAVCEEIAGRYAKASDIGDIVSEDAMCHIARNISPEGRPANALQLIVFNSLPFTRDAIVPVDLEIPSTYKARAARLTAPSDPEVARQPISSEKSSVFVDSIWEVPRILNSSRIKFHAKLTALPALGYRVYDIIPETVDLRTRGSIVVNDTTLENEHLRVSVNANGTVDLLCKQTGKVYEGVNYLTSQGECGNAWKHVAPTFDRTYSSVGANAVICVKEAGPLVGTIEAVYDFAVPADYGDGTGRSETLVKIPVRVEYRLNHGSPRLDVTVRLDNVAKDHWLRVNFPTHLDAKVSTADTHFDVISRPVELPDSTGWVEEAFGTHPLQTFACLENGGETFAVLPQGLFEFEAREDDASTLSLTLLRACRIKLAVSEEKLTELPDEGIQCPGRQVFRYALVAAGGDWKSNVLLQQADDAAHPVRAIMTGRGKGSLPGEQSLFCISNSAVHVSAVKQAEDGEGLIIRLFNPTDKPQEVPVIFGKTISEAQRCGMDESVLEPLSVDGAKVAITVAPRKIYTLCVR